TATTCATGTTTTTATTATCAAAATAATAAAACTCATTATTTCCGGGGAACGTGAGGCTCATTTGTTGGAAAAGTAATTTATTCCCAAGAGTGGAGCTCGGCTTCAGATTATTAACAGCCACATTGGGATTGTTATTCTGCATGACATTCAATGTCATTGAATTTACATTTGACGACAGATCATTTCCTTTTGCTAACGCCTGCACCTCTACCCTTTGATTGATGTTCGGGTTTTTATCAGTGATCCTCGATACATTTAAGGCCAGGGAAACATTGTCTTCAACCAAATAAAATCTTCTTTTAAAAAGAGGTTTATCCGCAGAATCTTTGTACACAATCAGTTCAAAATTTCCGGAGATCTTCGGTTGTATTTTATCATTAGGAAACACGAGTTTATAGTGGGTATAAGCCTGAAGCGTATTGAATGAATATTCAAATTTATCCAATAAGCCATTAAGACTTCCATTAGCAATTTCCGTAAAGAAAAGATTATCATCATTCCAGTTGCGGTCATAGTGTTTTATGGTATATCTGTAGATCTCACTGGCATTTGTAAGATCATCAAAACTAAGAACCAATGTCTGATTAAAGTTGATCACAGGAGTTTCATCATTGGTTTGGGGATTAAAAAGCTGAATGCTCTGGATGTTCTGTCCGAACACCCATCCCCCTAAAGAAAGTAAAAGTAGTCGCAATGTTTTCATTATGACGAAGATAACGAAAAATCACCACTTTCTTAGGAATATCGTATTTTTGGATAAAAAAACAATCAGAATATGCTGAAGATCCAAGCCTTTGTATTCAACTTTGCAAGCGAAAACACCTACATCTTATATAATGAACATAAAAATGCCTGGTTAATTGATCCGGGAAACATGAATGAGCAGGAAACCAGCCTTATCAGTAATTTCATTAAGGATAACGACTTAAAAATTCAAAAAATACTTCTCACCCATGCCCATATTGACCATGTTTTTGGTTTGCAGTGGGCATATGACACGTTTAACCTTCCCGTACATATGCATCAGCAGGATCAGGAAATTCTGGATATGCTTCAGATGAGCGGAATGAGGTTTGGAATTAATATTGACCCTATAAAAGTAGAGGTTCAATATATCAATGATGGCGACGAACTGGACTTTGATGGTGAAAAATTCAAA
The sequence above is drawn from the Chryseobacterium daecheongense genome and encodes:
- a CDS encoding DUF5103 domain-containing protein; translated protein: MKTLRLLLLSLGGWVFGQNIQSIQLFNPQTNDETPVINFNQTLVLSFDDLTNASEIYRYTIKHYDRNWNDDNLFFTEIANGSLNGLLDKFEYSFNTLQAYTHYKLVFPNDKIQPKISGNFELIVYKDSADKPLFKRRFYLVEDNVSLALNVSRITDKNPNINQRVEVQALAKGNDLSSNVNSMTLNVMQNNNPNVAVNNLKPSSTLGNKLLFQQMSLTFPGNNEFYYFDNKNMNMAADMVRATEVKDGVNQTYLHPVWAFPLNYQYQPDVNGAYYFRRNDLGLERNAEREADYSWVYFSLDSDPVDKEIYVLGGFNNFMPSKLNQMQYDVAAKKYVAKIFLKQGFYNYILATKESNGTLNFGEINGNFWQTENLYQAFLYYAPFGRNYDGLMGYGEFRTPIGK
- a CDS encoding MBL fold metallo-hydrolase, which produces MLKIQAFVFNFASENTYILYNEHKNAWLIDPGNMNEQETSLISNFIKDNDLKIQKILLTHAHIDHVFGLQWAYDTFNLPVHMHQQDQEILDMLQMSGMRFGINIDPIKVEVQYINDGDELDFDGEKFKIYHVPGHSPGSIVFHNEKQKFMISGDVLFEGSIGRTDLYKGNYEQLITGIKTKLFVLDEETQVFSGHGNPTTIGFEKQYNPFLK